The Patescibacteria group bacterium genome includes a window with the following:
- the pheS gene encoding phenylalanine--tRNA ligase subunit alpha — protein sequence MKEKLSQLKAQFTEESAKVKSASELEELENRFLSRKSGLLTGIMKGIKDVAKEEVAEIGALANETKDYIVEGLETLKGNLGGIGSSNFDFTVPGRKPAVGHLHLATIAIREIESILEPLGFVRTRHPDVEWDYYAFETLNMPGDHPARDDWETFFIDDSPIKMNLPANSKKLVKEGRRLLTPHTSSIQVREMERGVLPIRMMNISKCYRRQIDVSHVPMFHQFEGLVIDKGINITHLKGTIDYFVKKFFGEDRTIRLRPHHFQFTEPSFEVDISCGLCHGAGCKMCKEGWLELAGAGMVHPNVLKAGGIDPEKYSGFAFGWGVERCYSMKSDLNIDDLRLMYKNDLRFNEQF from the coding sequence ATGAAAGAAAAACTCAGCCAATTAAAGGCGCAATTCACCGAGGAATCGGCAAAGGTCAAATCAGCTTCCGAGCTGGAAGAATTGGAGAATAGATTTTTGAGCCGTAAAAGTGGATTGCTGACCGGCATCATGAAGGGGATCAAAGATGTGGCTAAAGAAGAGGTGGCGGAAATCGGCGCCTTGGCTAATGAAACCAAAGATTATATTGTTGAGGGACTGGAAACACTTAAGGGAAACTTGGGCGGTATCGGTTCCTCTAATTTCGATTTTACCGTACCCGGCCGCAAGCCGGCTGTCGGCCATTTGCATTTAGCCACCATTGCCATTCGCGAGATTGAAAGTATCCTAGAGCCGTTAGGCTTCGTCAGGACGCGCCATCCGGATGTAGAATGGGATTATTATGCTTTTGAAACTTTGAACATGCCCGGCGATCATCCGGCTCGCGATGACTGGGAAACCTTTTTTATTGATGATTCTCCGATCAAGATGAATTTGCCGGCTAATTCAAAGAAATTAGTCAAAGAGGGGAGACGATTACTAACTCCTCATACTTCTAGCATTCAGGTACGGGAAATGGAGAGGGGCGTTCTGCCGATTCGGATGATGAATATTTCCAAATGCTATCGTCGGCAGATTGATGTTTCTCATGTGCCGATGTTCCATCAATTTGAGGGGCTAGTGATTGACAAGGGGATTAATATTACTCACTTGAAGGGCACGATTGATTATTTTGTTAAGAAATTTTTCGGCGAGGATCGCACAATTCGTTTGCGGCCGCATCATTTTCAATTCACTGAGCCGAGTTTTGAAGTGGATATTTCCTGCGGACTCTGCCATGGCGCAGGTTGCAAGATGTGTAAAGAGGGTTGGTTGGAGCTGGCTGGCGCCGGCATGGTTCATCCAAATGTGCTTAAAGCCGGCGGCATTGATCCGGAGAAGTATTCGGGTTTTGCTTTCGGCTGGGGTGTCGAGCGATGCTATTCCATGAAGTCGGACCTGAATATTGATGATTTAAGGTTGATGTATAAGAATGATTTGAGGTTTAATGAGCAGTTTTAG